Within Lactobacillus amylovorus DSM 20531, the genomic segment AATGAATCTTTGTACACAGCATCATAATCGGCCATATTTTTGACATTAGCTTGAGCAAACAAAGTTTGAAGTTGTAAACCCAATTCTTTCAAATCTTGCTGGTCTTGCTTTAAAGCAGACGAAATCGTCATTCTTCGTTGACCAATTTCTTGACTGTGGTCAATCTTTTCTTCCAGTTCATCAATTCCACTTAAAACGGAGCTAAAATCATCCTCAATTGGCTTTTTCAGCGTATTTTGCACATTTGCGGCTAATTGGGCGACTTCTTGATTAATCTGGCTCAGTTGTTCATTATTTGCCTTCTCAGCGTTTTCTTTTAAGTGATACTGGTTGGCATTAGCCACCAAATTATTAATATCCAAATTATCAGGATTCAAGCCATATTGTTGCCCAAATCCCTGGCGCTTTTGTGCGACCAGTTTTTGCTTTTCCAAAATAGCGGCATTTTGTTTATTGGCGTTATTGCCTTTAACGTAGCCTGCACCAAGAAAGATTAGGCCGGTAATTAAGGCGATCACGCCAACTGTCCCCATCATAACCAGTAAGATCAAACCAAGGACTGCTAGGACAGCACCAATCACATACCAGAGTTTATCATTGGAATTAGGAGCAGCTTCAACTCGATTTTCTTGTTTAGGCAAAGCTAAATAATCTGCTTGCAGCTGTTTGATTTGCTCTGGCGTCAAGTCTAGTACTTGCTTGGTATCAGGAGATAAAGCAAGAATTTGTTCTTTTTCTTGTTTGAGTTCATCAGCTTTTTGCAAACATGATTTGTATTCTGCTTGCCATTGAAGTAGTTGCGGCTTTTGTTGGACAAGCTTTTTGCTAGCTGACAAATCAGCCTGATTATTATCATCCAGATCAGCTAACTGCTCTTTCAAAGACTTAATCGTCTTTTGCAAATTGCGACCTTGCGCCATGATATCTTGCGCTTTTTGATAATTTTCACTATCAAACTGCATATCCTTAACTTGCTTTTGCAAATCTAGCAAAGTTTGGTAATTGCCTAATTCTTTTTGCAGGTCACACAACTCTTGCGCCCTTTTTTGCAGCTTTTCTAAAGCTTGTTGCTTACTCTTTAACTCGTCACTTTTAGCAGTTAAATCACGATCAAGTTCTTCATAATCACCAAACTCTGCTTGCGTTTGAGCCAGATTGTCACGATCGTCTTCCATTTGCTTAAGCAGACGATTTACTTCTGGCTTTTTACCCGTCTTCTTAAACAACTTGCCAGCTTCTTTTTCAAAGCCATCACGCATTTCAAGCAATTTACCACTATTGGCTGCACCCAAGTAATAAATACGTTCAAGCAAGTCTTCTTGACTCAAGCTGCTTACCTGACCCAGCATTTCTTGATTAAAGATAAAGCTGTCGGCATAAAACGAACCATCGATTTTTTGAATTTGATCGAAAAAGAGACTCTCGGGCACTACTTGCCCATCTTTTTTAACGGTTAAAATACCACGCTTAGTCTTATCGCCTTTGGCATACAAGCGCTCTAATTCATATTCGCCATCGTCCGCTTCAAAGACAAGACTGCCACCCATCGGACTCACATGAGCTAACGGCGTATAATCTTCAAAAAACGGAGACGAATTACTGCGCAAATGAAAGCCAAACATGATCTGCTTAATAAAAGCTACCGTCGTACTCTTTCCCGCCTCATTAGCACCAAAGAAGACGTTTATTTCTTTGCTAGGTAAATCAAAAGACTTGTCAGAAAACTGGCCAAAATTGATCATTTTAATTTGTTTCAGTCTCATCTTTAATTCCTTTCAATTTACTCATTAGCTTTACTTCGGTTAATTGCTTAACAGCCTCAATAAATTTAGGATCTTCTGCTAGTGCAGCTGCTTCTGGATCTTTTTTCTTCCAGTCGTTTACGATTTGATTGAACTCATCTACATCAAAAATTTCCGCCTTGGCTTTTTCAAAGGCCTTTTGATCATTCTCATTTAATTTCAAACTGGTATTGGTTTCATAACGAACGTCAACTAGCTGAGAAGCAAATGGCAAATTTTGCGAGATTGTCTGCCAAAAATCAGTATCTGCAGTCAGTTCTCGCTCTTCTTCAGTCAAATATTGTGCACCCTTGATGGTTAAACTAAAGTAAGTCTTTTGCTTAATTTGATTAAGGACTTCAATGATTTTTGTCTGCAAACCTGCTTTATCGATTTCACCTTCCAAATTGATTTCGACAGCTTGCCAAATAATTGGACTAGTTTGTTTAAACTCAATGCTTGTCTTCTTAGTTTGTTCATTGATCTCGCCAAGATAGCAACCTTTAGTGCCCATTTCGTTGATGTGACGCCCCTGAATGTTACCTGGATAAACAATCCATGGATTTTCTGACAAGTTATTGCGTGCGTGAATATGGCCTAAGGCAAAATAATCGTAATTAAGGTTCTGCACTTCACTAGTAGTAAATGGTGCATAAACATTATTAGTTTGTGTTTTTTCTTGTGCGTGCATTAAACCAAAAGTATAATTTTGTCCCTTTGCAGGAAAATCAGGTATCATGTCACGCGTAATATGGTTATTCAAATATGAAAAGCCGATTACATCGTAAGTAAAATCAGCTTTTGTCGCAAAAGTGGCTTTCTCCACTTTTTCACCATTACCCAATAATTTGAAATAAGGTGTTTCAGTAACTAGTAGATCTTCTTTTTTCATGTGGTCGTGGTTACCGAAAATCATCACCACTTGAATTTTTTGGTCAGTCAGCCTTTTTATCTGTTCGGCAAAAAATAGCTGCGCTCTTGGAGATGGCGTGTTGCTATCAAAAGTATCTCCAGCGATTAAGACTAAATCAACATTTTGTTTTAAAGCCAAATCAACAATTCTCGTTAATGATTGATCGGCCGCTTGATATATTTGGTTAAATTCCTTAGATGGCAAAAAAGATAGCCCACGAAATGGACTATCTAAATGCGCATCCGCAAAGTGAATAAATTTCATCGCAAATTCTAGTTTCTAAGGTCTTCATAAAGATCATTAATTGGCTTTGAGTAAGTCTTTTGGATGTCGTTAAGCAAGTCGTATAAAGCTTGTTCTGACTTAAGCATGTTAACGATCAAATCGTTCTTTTGTACTTGGTCGTTCAAGTCCTTGTAAGCTTGTTGATCTTCAGCAGCAAGAGGTTGACCAGCTTGTTGAGCACGCAAAATCTTAGCTTGAAGTTCATCCATCTTCTTGAACATAGCTGAGCTTTCGTCGTTTTCTTCTACATCCTTAATAGCCTTTTGTAAAGCCTTGTATTGATCAGTTTGTGTTAAATCTTCTGCTAATTTGTTAGCTGAATCGTAAACGTTAACCATCATGGTCCTCCTAAATTTTATTGGCCAAATAAGCCTTTCACACTATTATACCATTCATTAATCTTCTGTCCTGCAGAACCTATACCATCTTGAATTTTTTGCCCTAATCCGCCGGTCCAATCAAAGTTTGAACCATTATCTTTCACAATCTGGTTAGGTGCTTTTTCGGTAAATTGAGTCTGAGCGGTATACGGCAGAATGCCTTCCATTTCGGCTTTATATAGTCTAGTAATTCCTGTTTCGGAAATTCCTTGCATATAATGCTGCCTACTGGTTCGGTCAAAACCAACCCAAGTTGCGACAACGATGTCAGGAGTATAACCAACAATCCACTGGTCCTTAGTACCAAAACCATATGAGTTAGGCACTTCAGTTGAACCAGTTTTACCAGCAACACGGTAGCCACTTGGTTGAGCAGATTGACCTGTACCGTTAGTAAATACGCCCAGCATCATCGTAGTCATTTCTTTTGCCGTATTTTCAGAAATAATACGGTGTGTGCCCGGATTGCCATTTTCTGCTAAAACATTACCACTGGCATCTGTAATTCTAGTAATAAAGTAAGAATTGTTAGGCAAATTACCCTTATTGGCAAAGGCAGAATATGCGTGGGCCATTTGTAATGGTGATACACCAGATGAAAGACCACCAAGGGCTAAAGCAAGATTGCGATCGCTCTTTGGCACCTTAATACCAAAGTTTTCAACAGATTGAACACCCTTGTTAACCCCAATCTTATCAAGCAGCCATACAGCAGGTACATTCTTACTTTGAGCTAAGGCTTGGTACATTGGAATCTTATCAGAGTAGGCATTATCAACGTTGTGTGGCTCATAACCGTTCTTACCAAATTTCTGCAGTTTGTTGGAAAGCTCTGAATCATAATGATAACCATCTTGAAGAGCTGGTGCGTAAACAGCAAGCGGCTTGATCGATGAACCAGGCTGACGCTTCATTTGCGTTGCACGGTTGTAGCCACGGAAGACGTGTTGTCCACGTCCCCCAACAACTGCACGTACGGCACCAGTATTAGGATCCATTGCCACACTGGCACCTTGGGCTTCGGTACCATCTGAACCATTTTGTGGGAAAAGCCAGCTTTGTTCAAAGGTATCTTGCATCTTGCTTTGGTAATTTTGGTTAAGGGTAGTGTAAATCTTGAGGCCCTTATTCATTACCTGCTCTTCTGTTAAGCCGTACTTACTAATTGCTTCATCTACAACAGCATCAAAGAAGTATGGGTAACGGTAGCCATCCTTATTCTTAAAGGTATTCTTTAAAGTTAAGCCCTCTTTTGAATAAGCTTTGGCTTGAGCTGAAGTAATTTTGCCATTATCAGCCATTAAGCTCAAAACCAAATTACGACGTGACAGTGCATTAGCCATATGGTCTACAGGGTTGTAGAAACTAGGATTCCGCAGCATCCCTGCCAAAGTGGCAGCTTCACTGACAGTTACATCACTAGCATTTTTACCAAAATATCTACGACTAGCATCTTGCACGCCCCAGACACCGTTACCAAAATAGGCGTTATTCAAGTACATCGTCAAAATGTCTTTTTTGGAATAAACATGGTTGATCTCAATTGCAAAGAACAATTCTTCCAATTTTCGTGAAAAGGTCTGCTGCTGAGTAAGTAGTGAGTTCTTAGCCAGCTGCTGCGTTAATGTGGAACCACCACCGGTAACTTGACCGTGGTGAATAACCAAACTAACGGCGGCACGAACCATACCTTTAACACTAAAACCAGGGTTCGTCCAAAAAGTACGGTCTTCTGTTGAAATGACCGCATTTTGAATATTTGGCGAAATTTTATCATATTCTACAAACGAACCCTTTTGCGAATATAAGGAACCTGCTTTTTTGCCCTTATAATCGTAAATAGTTGTTGTAGTTGAAAGTGACGCCTTTAAATTCGAGATGTTCGAAGTTTTAACTTTAATTGTATAATATGTACAAGTTAAAAGTATTAAAGTGAGTAGGATTAAAATAATCCAGCGTCCGATAAAGAAGCGACTATCAAATCGATGCCATGCATCCTTAAAGCCACTTCTTTTTGGTTGGTCATTATTCATTAAGTACATTGCTCCTTTTTAGAAACAAGAAAATTGTATCATAATTACTAAAACACATGTTTAGAATTGAAGCAGACTTAGGAAATATTTATGGTTTATAATTTTACACTTTTTTATCCAAAAAATCTTGATCCATTACCAGTTAGCGAGGTTCTGCGTAAATTACTTATCCCTAGAAAATGGCGCCATTATTTAAGAATCGAGCAAAATGTAACCATTAATGGTAAATACCGCTACTTCAATGAATTGGTTAAGCCAGGTGACAAAATTGATATCGTGCTTGATCAAATTGATTCAATGCAGCAAACTTACCCTGAAAGTAGACGAATGCCTGACGTTATCTACGAAGACGATAATTTATTGATCATTAATAAAAAGAAGGGGCAGAAAACTCACCCTAACTTAAATGAAACTGATACAGCATTGAATGATTGTGCTACTTATTTAGGTAGCAGTCCGTACATCGTACATCGACTCGATATGCTTACAGGCGGTCTGCTTTTGGTGGCTAAAAATCCGGCAGTTGTTCCTATTTTGAATCGAGAACTCACTACTAAAACTTTTCATCGTGAATATTTGGCTAAAGTTATTCATGCGGATAAATTAAAGAAAAACGGTACTATTGATCTTCCTATTGGTCAGGATCCTGATGATCAAAGAAAAAGAATGGCTCGCAGCGATGGTCTAAGGGCTGTAACCCACTATGAATTACTTAAAAAATATGATAACAATACTGCCCTAGTTAAATTAACGCTTGAAACAGGAAGAACTCACCAGATTCGAGTTCATTTATCAGCAATCGGTTGTCCGATCGTTGGTGATCCTTTATACAATCCAGATTTTGCTGGAGAAAATCTAGCTCTTGATGCTTACGAAATTTCATTGATTAAGCCGTTTTCTTTTGAAAAATTACAGGTTAAATTGCCTGCTGAAAAGATTGAGCTGTAAAAAAGAGATTGCAAGTGCAATCTCCTTTTCTTTTACTGTTCTTATTTATCGATATTATTTTATTTTTGATAATACAAAACATCAGGATCAAATGACTTTGTATCCTTAACGCCAGTGTACATCATCATTTCTGCCAATTGCTCATTCATTTGCTTGAGCTTATCTTCTACTGCCTTAGTACCGCTTTGAAGCAGTTCTGACAAGATTCCGCGGCCAATTAAGACAGCATCAGCACCCATGGCTAAAGCTTTATATGCATCATAACCTGTCATCAAAGAACCATCAACATAAATTTCCATGCCACTACCAACAAGTGCTTTTTTAATTTCAGGCAAAACTGCTAGAGGTGGAACACCAAAAGGTACGCGACCATGGTGGTGTGAAACTACAATTGCCTTGCATCCCGCTTGACGGGCCTTCAAAGCATCGGTCACAGACAACACGCCTTTAGCAATAAACGGTAGCTTGGTACTCTCTGCATAATGCTTTAAATCAGCCATTGTAATTGAACCTAAAGGGATACCGTCAACAACGTCATATTTGCCGTTTTTTCCGGCAATATGGTCGATGTCGATACCTACGGCAACGGCACCATGATCTTCCGCAAATTTAATTTCATCTAAAATCTTGTGATGATCAGCAAAAGGCTTGATAATGCGAATTGTGTCCCCGCCTTGACTGACAATTTCACCATATTCTTCGTTGGTTTCCATACCAATCCAGTTAAGCAAATCCATGTTGCGAGCGGCAACTGCTTTTTCTTGCATTGGTTTTCTCGTTTTATCGCTCAATACTTTATTTAAGTGTGAAACGGCAGCTGGCATCAATGGTGAAGCATACTTTCTACCTAAAATTGTTGTAGTTAAATCAGGCTCAACTGAATCGATCACACGCATCTTTACCAAAATGTTGTCTAAAAAGACACGGTTATGGACATTAGCATCGTCGGCTTTACCACTGGTTACTGGGATCATACCCTTTGGACCAGGCCATGGACTAGTGGCTTCTTCTTTTTTAGATTCTTCATGTTCTAACATCGAAGAACCCGAACTAGCATCAATAGTTTCGGAAGCGCCAGTTACTACATCATTTTTATTTTCTTCGCTCATTCTTTACGCCTTTTCTAAAAAATTCCTTACTAATTATTCTACTAGAAAAAACAAAAAAGTAAGAAAGATCTGTTTTTGAGCAAAATATTTGCAATTTTCAAAATAATCATATCTATTTTCTCAATATAGTGTATAATTCAATCTTGTGTGTATTTTTCACTTATTTTTTTAGAGGAGTAAAAAGTATCTATTATGGAACATACTTGGATGATAAAGTATTTGGCCGAATTTTTCGGTACGATTATTTTAGTAGTTTTAGGTAACGGTTCAGTTGCCAACTCAGTATTGCGTGATACTGGAGGTAATAGCCGCGATGGACAAGCCAATGGTGGGTGGCTTTTAATCGCATTTGGCTTTGGTTTTGGTGTCATGCTTCCTGCGATGTTATTCGGTTCAATTTCAGGTAACCACTTGAATCCGGCCGTAACCCTTGCACAAGCATGTGCAGGTGCATTCCCTTGGGATCAAGTTCTACCATATATCTTGGTTCAAATGCTTGGTGCAATCGTAGGTCAACTTATATTAGTGGCTGTTTACTGGCCATACATTAAGAGAACTGCTAGTGATGACGCTGTTTTTGCCAGCTTTGCGACTGGTGATACTGCCAACAGTAAGTTAAACGGTTTTATCACTATTTGTTGGTACAGCAATTCTTTTGTTTGTAGCCGTTGGTTTATACCGTGGCATGTTCTTCAAGCAATCAGAAGATATTGCCAACCTCGGTGTTGGTTTCTTAATCACCGCATTGGTTATGGCTGTTGGTGGTCCTACCGGTCCTGCATTAAACCCTGCAAGAGACTTAGGTCCACGTATCGTTTATGCACTTTGCCCATTGCCTCATAAGGGTTCTGCTCACTGGGACTACGGTTGGGTACCAGTAGTTGCTCCAATTGCTGGTGGTATCTGCGGTGCATTGTTATACAAGATTGCATTTGGATTATAGAAAAACAAAAGATCGATGATCTTCGTTAAAAAACGTTGATCATCGATCTTTTTTGATATTATTTCAAAATTCAAACAAGCGGTGGTTAATGATAATTCTAAATTCACGATCTTCTTCATCAGCTAAACAACTAGCGACTAATGGTTCATAGCCTCTCTTTTCCTCATCAAACTGATTTCTTTCGGCATCTAGATCTTTAAAGACTTCATCGGGTAACTTATCAACTGGAATTTTGGCTGCTTTTGCTAATTCATCAAAGCTAACTACTACTCCATCTTGTAAAACATCATCATCTTTGCTTTCATTGTATTTCTTTACCAAGAGCTTCATGATGGCCAAAGTTTCTGGTCTTAAGTAATTCAAGGAATCAAAATCAATTACATAATCGTCCATTGCATTTCCCATCCTTTCGTGAAAAATCATTTTTCTCACTTTCAGTATGATGTCCTTTTTGAAAATACCCAAACAACATGACTTAAGATTTTTATATCATTCCACGCTACAACCCCATAAAGATAGTAATAATCAGCAAATCAGCACTACCGCCAAGGCTATAATTCTTTTCTTTAAAAATACGATTTAACTCTAACATGAATTGCTCGCCAGCTTGAGCGCTTCTAAGACTTGCTTGATCGCACTCATTGTTCCAGAAACCGTGTTCTGCGTTTCCGAATTTTGATTAGAAATATAAAAACCGAATCATTCTCTGAATGAACCTGTGCCACCAGCTTTTTTCACTTCTGGCCTGCTTAAGCCAACTACAACACCCATGCCATAGTCTTATGGATAACATTCCTGCATCTGCTTAGCTCTAACATCTTCTTTATTAATGACACCAGCTGCATAAGCTGCTGCAAATATGCCTAAAGAATGTCCTGCAACTAAAGTCGGCTGCCAGCCTAACTTTTTTAATTGATCTACTTGATCAATCTGTAAAAGCAAAATACTCAGCTGAATTTGAACTGAATCTTGATAGCCTTCAGCAGTATCCAGCAGCTTAACTTTGGTCCATTTTTCTACTTGCTCTTTTAATTGAGGATTGACTTGGTCAAGCATGCCCGGATTTTGACCACCTTGACCTGGAAATAACCACAAGTTTCGC encodes:
- a CDS encoding ATP-binding protein: MRLKQIKMINFGQFSDKSFDLPSKEINVFFGANEAGKSTTVAFIKQIMFGFHLRSNSSPFFEDYTPLAHVSPMGGSLVFEADDGEYELERLYAKGDKTKRGILTVKKDGQVVPESLFFDQIQKIDGSFYADSFIFNQEMLGQVSSLSQEDLLERIYYLGAANSGKLLEMRDGFEKEAGKLFKKTGKKPEVNRLLKQMEDDRDNLAQTQAEFGDYEELDRDLTAKSDELKSKQQALEKLQKRAQELCDLQKELGNYQTLLDLQKQVKDMQFDSENYQKAQDIMAQGRNLQKTIKSLKEQLADLDDNNQADLSASKKLVQQKPQLLQWQAEYKSCLQKADELKQEKEQILALSPDTKQVLDLTPEQIKQLQADYLALPKQENRVEAAPNSNDKLWYVIGAVLAVLGLILLVMMGTVGVIALITGLIFLGAGYVKGNNANKQNAAILEKQKLVAQKRQGFGQQYGLNPDNLDINNLVANANQYHLKENAEKANNEQLSQINQEVAQLAANVQNTLKKPIEDDFSSVLSGIDELEEKIDHSQEIGQRRMTISSALKQDQQDLKELGLQLQTLFAQANVKNMADYDAVYKDSLEQAKIRTQVEALKKSLNDDLTQLTKTNPAELEQQLHELNDQIAAANNEVSDLQQQNAQVQVKLNNLADSTAVFEAKQDLANTETNFESSSKEYLANLLAAKWIGRSLDLASNERFPKMLKAAKEYLALLTGGRYVDLELGKKLTVIRKDGKKRDVKYLSRGTAEQLYFALKLAFVEQIKDEINLPILIDDSFANFDDHRIKYIEQLLKKISENNQVLIFTAQENLVEKLGIQPLTFTKGNQNA
- a CDS encoding metallophosphoesterase family protein is translated as MKFIHFADAHLDSPFRGLSFLPSKEFNQIYQAADQSLTRIVDLALKQNVDLVLIAGDTFDSNTPSPRAQLFFAEQIKRLTDQKIQVVMIFGNHDHMKKEDLLVTETPYFKLLGNGEKVEKATFATKADFTYDVIGFSYLNNHITRDMIPDFPAKGQNYTFGLMHAQEKTQTNNVYAPFTTSEVQNLNYDYFALGHIHARNNLSENPWIVYPGNIQGRHINEMGTKGCYLGEINEQTKKTSIEFKQTSPIIWQAVEINLEGEIDKAGLQTKIIEVLNQIKQKTYFSLTIKGAQYLTEEERELTADTDFWQTISQNLPFASQLVDVRYETNTSLKLNENDQKAFEKAKAEIFDVDEFNQIVNDWKKKDPEAAALAEDPKFIEAVKQLTEVKLMSKLKGIKDETETN
- a CDS encoding YlbF family regulator; protein product: MVNVYDSANKLAEDLTQTDQYKALQKAIKDVEENDESSAMFKKMDELQAKILRAQQAGQPLAAEDQQAYKDLNDQVQKNDLIVNMLKSEQALYDLLNDIQKTYSKPINDLYEDLRN
- a CDS encoding PBP1A family penicillin-binding protein; amino-acid sequence: MNNDQPKRSGFKDAWHRFDSRFFIGRWIILILLTLILLTCTYYTIKVKTSNISNLKASLSTTTTIYDYKGKKAGSLYSQKGSFVEYDKISPNIQNAVISTEDRTFWTNPGFSVKGMVRAAVSLVIHHGQVTGGGSTLTQQLAKNSLLTQQQTFSRKLEELFFAIEINHVYSKKDILTMYLNNAYFGNGVWGVQDASRRYFGKNASDVTVSEAATLAGMLRNPSFYNPVDHMANALSRRNLVLSLMADNGKITSAQAKAYSKEGLTLKNTFKNKDGYRYPYFFDAVVDEAISKYGLTEEQVMNKGLKIYTTLNQNYQSKMQDTFEQSWLFPQNGSDGTEAQGASVAMDPNTGAVRAVVGGRGQHVFRGYNRATQMKRQPGSSIKPLAVYAPALQDGYHYDSELSNKLQKFGKNGYEPHNVDNAYSDKIPMYQALAQSKNVPAVWLLDKIGVNKGVQSVENFGIKVPKSDRNLALALGGLSSGVSPLQMAHAYSAFANKGNLPNNSYFITRITDASGNVLAENGNPGTHRIISENTAKEMTTMMLGVFTNGTGQSAQPSGYRVAGKTGSTEVPNSYGFGTKDQWIVGYTPDIVVATWVGFDRTSRQHYMQGISETGITRLYKAEMEGILPYTAQTQFTEKAPNQIVKDNGSNFDWTGGLGQKIQDGIGSAGQKINEWYNSVKGLFGQ
- a CDS encoding RluA family pseudouridine synthase; this translates as MVYNFTLFYPKNLDPLPVSEVLRKLLIPRKWRHYLRIEQNVTINGKYRYFNELVKPGDKIDIVLDQIDSMQQTYPESRRMPDVIYEDDNLLIINKKKGQKTHPNLNETDTALNDCATYLGSSPYIVHRLDMLTGGLLLVAKNPAVVPILNRELTTKTFHREYLAKVIHADKLKKNGTIDLPIGQDPDDQRKRMARSDGLRAVTHYELLKKYDNNTALVKLTLETGRTHQIRVHLSAIGCPIVGDPLYNPDFAGENLALDAYEISLIKPFSFEKLQVKLPAEKIEL
- a CDS encoding alpha-hydroxy-acid oxidizing protein yields the protein MSEENKNDVVTGASETIDASSGSSMLEHEESKKEEATSPWPGPKGMIPVTSGKADDANVHNRVFLDNILVKMRVIDSVEPDLTTTILGRKYASPLMPAAVSHLNKVLSDKTRKPMQEKAVAARNMDLLNWIGMETNEEYGEIVSQGGDTIRIIKPFADHHKILDEIKFAEDHGAVAVGIDIDHIAGKNGKYDVVDGIPLGSITMADLKHYAESTKLPFIAKGVLSVTDALKARQAGCKAIVVSHHHGRVPFGVPPLAVLPEIKKALVGSGMEIYVDGSLMTGYDAYKALAMGADAVLIGRGILSELLQSGTKAVEDKLKQMNEQLAEMMMYTGVKDTKSFDPDVLYYQK
- a CDS encoding acyltransferase domain-containing protein yields the protein MRNLWLFPGQGGQNPGMLDQVNPQLKEQVEKWTKVKLLDTAEGYQDSVQIQLSILLLQIDQVDQLKKLGWQPTLVAGHSLGIFAAAYAAGVINKEDVRAKQMQECYP